GTCAAATGCAACTTACCCGTATCTGAGTGAGAAAATGTATTGACTTACCGAGCATAACCATGGGGGAGATAAACTGCAAAGGAGTATTGATAACCCCCATCAAGATCAATTTCCCATCAAGTTTCAACAAGGAAAGGTAAGGTTCAAGTGGGTGAAAAACAGGCACGGTGTCAATGATATAATCAAGCGAATCAGCAGCTTCTTGCATTTGAGTAGCATCCGAGCTGACAAGATAAGCATCTGCACCAAGATGATCCAATGCCTCCTCTTTCTTCTTATCAGATGAGCTTATGACAGTCACGTGATGCCCCATGGCTTTCGCTAACTTGACCCCCATGTGTCCAACCCCTCCAAGCCCCAATATGCCCCCTTTAAGTCCAGCAATCTTACTTAATCCAAAATGAGTCAGAGGACTATAAACAGTCACCCCTGCACATAATAGAGGTGCTGCCTGTTCCGGTGCCATTCCATCTGGTATTTTCACCGCAAACCTATTGAAAAGAAGTACATAACAATCAGTTTCGTACTTAAAATCCTAACAAGTAATAGTTAATTTAACAAATGTGAAATTCAATTTTTTGTTCAGGTGTGATGATGCAAAGAATGTGTAATCAAAATGCATTATTACTTTTGATCGACGACCATTGAGCTGGAGAAGCCTCCTTGGGTGGGCTTGCCATCGGTGTAGACATCGTTGTAAGACCAGATCTTCTTGTTGCAGTACTGCTCAACATCAGCGATGCACGGCCTGCAGGTTTTACAACATCCAACGATTGTGCCAACTCCGACACAATCTCCTGTCTTGAACTTGGTCACATCAGTTCCAACCTCCACCACCTCACCAACTACTTCATGCCTTCAAAACAAGAacaccaaataatttttttttatcaaatgtCTAGTTATTGTACAGAATCAGAATGTGACTCAACACTCATGTTGCTAAAATCATGTGAATTAATTACATATTCCATTTTGTCCCATAACTGACAGTCTAGTTATTCTCTATTGAATGCTAAAATTAAATATCCACCTATAGGCTATAAATAGTACTATTATACTACAGAATCTCATCCTATATAAATATATGAAAAACTCAGGTCTCTCTTGACAAGAAAATTTAATCTATAAAATGGTGACTTTTTCAGTTTTTTCTCACAACTAAAGAATTATCCCATGTCCTATGTTAGAATATAATATAAAGATGCTGCAGAGAGTCGAACTCGAATCATCTGTTAGCCTAATCTCTGACCCTCTATTCCAACCATTTCTTTACTCTTTCCTTTTGGGATATCTCATCaaattctttacatttcaaaacttataAAAAATAGTAAATAGGTCCCACCACTCTCTCACGTTTTTTTCTTTTTCACACTATTTTTACTCCACTATCTcctttttatacattaaaaatcaacGGGTCCCACTACTTCACTCACTTTTCTTTCTatttttcactactttatacatatttcttaacctCGTGCCCAAACCAAATGTAAACAATTGgtcgggacggagggagtatcatATTAGCTAATTGTTCACTCTAAAAACTTAAGGTATCAGAAGAATCTCAAACCGGATCTTAATAATATACGCAACCCAGATATATCTAAGATAGGATGCTCTgcttattatatttatattttgtaacAATGAAACAAAAAATAATTTTGCAGCAATGAAacacaaaagaaaagaaaaagtgaaCACATACATACCCTGGAACCATGGGGTAATTGGAAGCTCCAAGATCATTCTTGACCTGATGAATATCAGTATGGCAAATCCCACAACAAGTAATCCTGATAAATATATCTTCTGGGCCTGTCTCTCTTTTATTTCATACAAATATACCAAAAAAAGAACAATAAGAAACatgaaaaaaaataattaaagtgTGAAAAATGAGGAGATAAATTCAAGAAACCTGAGAGTGTAAGAGTAAGGTGAGAGAACACCAGAAGGATCTCTTGCAGCCCATCCTgttgtttttctctcaatttcCAAGCTACCCATTTGTTGTTAAACAGAGAAAGAAGTGATAAGAGTGTTGTTAAATGAATCAACAGGGCATGTAAAGGTAAGTGTATGTGCATAACATATATATAGAAAGTGGGAAAGTTTAGTTAGCTAGGCGACATTCAAAACGGGACGTGTTAGCTAAAGGCGGGCGTGGGGTTGGTGAACCAATTATTCTAAGAAAGTACAAGCAATGTATTGTGTATATTGTATTAATGGTAAATATCAATATCACCTTTTTTGTATTTTGCAAGATAACATATTTTTATCAGTATATTCTTTGTCAGTTTCATTAACTTTTTCACTCGAAATTTAAAATAATGCACTCGAAAATGTATAAATATGAGTTTATAAATTAAAACGAGTTCAAATATATGTCAGGTCATTCGAGTAAATATCCGTGAACCAATTCGACATCCTTAGGACTTGTTTGGGTAACATCCTATGTTGTAAAAATATGGAATCGGGGAAAATCGGTCGAACTACTGATTTAGGATTAATTGAAAATCGGGGAATTAATCGGATTAAAAATCcgatgtattataatattaaattatatttaatatattattatgattatattaattatttattaacaaatatatatttattatatcataatttctataattattcatttttaaattaatatagtattttaattttgataaataattatatatactccaATAAAGAAAAATTCGTAAGAATAAATCGGATTTCAAAGATCGAATCAGTCGGGTACTTTATAGGGGATTAATCGGGGATCTTTAGAACACTGGTAACACCAAATAATggtttattaatttataaatccGTAAGTAGTCATCGATAAATATTTGTTGATCCAATTTATAAGTTGGATTTATAACTTATAAAATAATAATCTGAATGTTGGTAACGACGTATTTTTTCCAAGTTTATttcgatttttaatttttttatcgattttagttttaaaatatatgtttgtaaatattatttaatttaaaattcacaattaagataattatatttaaaaattatttattataattcTATTAAGTAAAAGAACATTCTGACTTATACATAAATTATCCAAAtacttataacttataagtaCTACCTTCGTCCCACCGGGTTCTCTACGTTtactatttgcacgtatttcgagtcttttataaagtatagtttcataatgtttttttaaaattttctttttttgaataaaagtttaaatataaaaatttaattcAGGAAAAACAAATTTAAAAAGATATCATGAAGTTATATTTTAAAGGAGTATTAAAAAACGTACCGAAAAATAACGTATACAATTTAATAGAACAAAAGAATATTTATTAActtatcatttataaataattatatattttaaattataaattatttattttaaaatttctcaaacAACCCTGGTACATAGTTGCCACCTTACACAACATTTTTAATCAAGAGAGTACAGTCTTTGTGGGtttcattttcttttttcttcGTATTTTAATGCACTCAGAAGGTACTGTACTAAAGATTTAAAAAGTATAATTCGTAATGCATTAGGTTTACTTATTACATAGTGAATAAGTGAAAGATGGTCTTCAAGATGTATAAACTATAGCCAAGTATTTAAAAACTCAAATTGACTTGCACCTTTAGTTGTCTtttccaaattttaaaaaaacaaagAAGTTTACTTGAAAGAATTATATGTCTATTGTAGTGAGTAACGTGCTTTGGACGTGCATTTGATTAACCCTTGGATCATAAAAATTCAAGGATTGTAATCCattagaaaatatttaaggaTATATAAAGTTTGTtctcaaaaataattataaaatattatgtgTCAATTTAGTACTTGTTAAATGAAAATAAATTTTTGTATTCACaccaattaaattattttatattgtCACCTCTGTCATGTCATATCATGTAACAattttttatatttcttttaCCTCTAACATTActcatatatatatgtatattcaaATTTCATTCTTATTTCTACCAAATTTTTGTAATCATTCTCATTTTTATTAATTGAAATCGGATGATCCAAACAAACACATTAACACCAAAGTTCGATtttttatattgttttatttCGGAAACTATTTGATTCACGTGGTTTGAAAGCTATTGCATGAGTTCGTGAAGTTTATCCAGTACGTATTCAAATGGTAGCGGTTGTGTTCTataagataaaaaaaataaaaattaccaTGCATTCCTACCTCAAGATGTAGCATAACatatatgaatatatgattttttcCAATCACAATATATTTGACATTTGGAAGCTAAATTTCTGTAAATGACCGTCACCGTTCATGTAACCACAAGTCTTGTGAAATCATACCAGGTCATTGTCGCACATATTCAACATTTGCATAAATGGTTTGCTACTTTGTAGGGCTTCTTGTATGAAAATTATGCTCCAAGGTGTGAAAATGGTCCAAGGAGTGGATGTCCATTAAAACTCTCCCAACAGAAACAAAGTTTCAAACTAAAAGGCAGACAGCCATTCACATTTAGGCACCTCAACAGCTTAACACTGCATCCACAGGACAGGAGTTGCCCACCACATCAACCATTCTATGACTTTTTTATCCTTAACTTGATGCCATGGTGTATCCTCTTTTATTGCTTAGCAAAATCAGATGTCACACAAGCGTGAGCTGAACACAaaataagatttaaaataaaactCCCTCTATTTGTTTTTGCTTGCTTCATTGGTTTTAATAGGTGAAAAGCCCCCAATCTATTTTTTTTCCCTTTGTTTTATTCTTGTTTCTGAATAATCTTTCTCAATGGACATTGTTTGTTTTATTAATTAGTTTTTTTTTTCGTGATAGTTATTCCCAATATACTTTTGTGTTTGTTTAGCCTATTCCGGTAAAAGTTCAGTGTGTTTTGGTGTGATTTAGTGTTGGGATGTTATATATGGCctatttttaagattttaatttaaaaatgaaAGTTCATATAAGATTTCATTTATAGTCTATAATCAGATATGGCAAATCgggtaaatatatatatatcacctTCAACAAATTGTTTGATTCTATCTCCGAGGAAAATAGATGAATCACCGATATGAtctattttatatttatttgactCGATTGTGTTTGTAAATACTGTatgattttttattattaaattaacTAGTTGATAGCCCGAGCACATCAAATTAGTCTTTGCAGAGAATCTAACAATAACCCGTGTGAAATGTAGATcgaaattaaaatattaatataaaatattaaattattggTACATGTAACTGAACCTGATAATAATGTATAATAAATAAATGCTTTTAAGTTATTTTGTTAAAATGAATTGAACCTAAATGTAATTATGAAATTCAGCTTATAGTTATAATTCCGCACCCAATAGTAGTTTTACTTCTTATAGAAATATAACCGATAAACTTTTTAATAATATTCTCTTGTGAAACAAATTGTATAATTATTATATGAACTAAACATGTTTGTTATTTTAAATAACTTATAttatatgataattatcttttttaatataatttatctGATATTACCTAATTATtgatgaaaattatttttttaattaaaagtaaataaatattattttacttaatttaatattactaaaTCATTTATTACTTTTTTTTCAAGTTTAGGAAAAACCCccttatttttttgtaaaaaactTTTAAGTTTAACCACCATTTCAAGGAGTAAACATAATATTTGACCTAACAACCACCATTTACGAATTACTCGTAACAAAATTATGTCGAAACCAAAAATCTAAAAAGCTAGAACTTAATAATGGGCCCAAACTGGATTATCATACTTGATTACGGATCAGTATACCCCTATGACCCATCCTCTTTCATTCACAATAGGGTTGCCTATTGAATAAATAGAAAGCCGAAGGGATCACGCCCCTGAAGGCACCATCATGCCCTCGGTAGTCGTAGGACCAGCCTATGTAAACATAGCTTACGGATACTGTTGGCGTAATCGATCTTATCCTCTATCCTTTTCGTTTACACATGTCATTCACGCAAACCTCATATGTCATTTTTCTTCCTCCCCTTGCATTTCACGTGTCCCGTTATCTCCCCTCTCTACAATCCACGTGTCCCCTAGCCCGTGACAGTCACCTAGCTATTAACATAAGGGACAGCTGGCTAGTAGGAAGaataaaaaggaaaaataaaggAAAGAGAAAGACAGACACAACAAGACAACTAAAATATAAAAGAACCAAATCCTTACAGACCAAAACAAGAACTTGGAATCATAGCCATCAATACTTATACatagtgttctaaaaatcggccGATTAACCGACTAATCGGCCGATTAATCGGAATTTGGACGGGTCTCGTCTCAATTAATCATTAATCGGGCCAACGTacgttttttttaaaaatcgggcAGTTCGGGAAAAATCGGTCGACTCAGGTCAAAAATCGGCCGAATCAGTCAAagtttaaaattaataaaaaaaattaaagaaaaattgaAGTTTTTTGAAACTAATAATtaacatttaataattaatattaataaattattaatactaTATTAATATATTGACTCCTTTACATACACAAAGTCAGAAACAATAGTAAGGGTTCTTCATACAAGTAGGTAATAATTTTGTAACTACCAATATTGACTAGTTAGTAGTCAAGTAGTAAATAATTAGTATAACCACTTAAATATCAAATATGGACTAGTAATGGTGATTTTATTAAATagaattatttattaaataaatctTATGGAAGGTTAGTGACATTTAAATagaattatttattaaataaattacttCCGATTAATAAATCCGATTAATCACCGATTATCCGATTAATCACTGAAAGATCCCTCCGCCAAACAATCCCGATCTCCGTTTTTTGGACACTACTTATACTTGATAAAGTAAAGCATAGAGTGAAGAGAGAAAAGTAGGGTTTTATTATAATACGATTTTTGAAGAGAGAAAAGTAGGGTTTTATTATAATACGACTTTTTCTGTATTACAATAGAACAATATAAGAGATGTTTATATAGTCAACAACTAAacaataataaagaaaaatatcTTAACCGGGAAATTATTATAATAATGAAACTCATGATGATGAATCGCGAGTTTGCTAAACAAGAAACAGAGTTACATAATCAAACGATTTAAAATTAGTTGAGAAAATAAGAGTATCCAAATGAATCCCAACATAGTCACAAATCCAAAATAATCAAAAGTTTCCAACAGAATCCATAGCTCAGCAACATAAGAGAAATTGTAAACACGcgacaaaagaaaaaaaaaagcaATCCAATAAGAGAAATCGTATACGTTATCAATAAACAAAATAACTTTATCACTAAAACAATTCTGTAACCATCGAAACTAAATCCAAATAACAAATCTGCAACCATCGAAATTAAAtctaaatataaaatctaaccCAATAACCAATCCAAACAAATTTCAAATAACCGAATCCAGGTTAACAAACTGTATCCAATTCTCAACCAAATTAAAATTGTATCCCAATTCAAATTGTATCCAAATCTAATCAAATCCCGCGAAGGGTCGTTGTGCCTAGAGTACCAGATAAACTAAATCAATGTGCAtagagcaccaaataaactaaaaCAATTTCTCGAATGGTCAATGTACCTAGATTACCAAATAAACTAAATCAATCCCTCAAACGACCAATGTGCGtagagcaccaaataaactaaataatCGCTTGTAGCGCCAATGTTTCTGGAGTActagataaaataaaataaaaggcgGAGAAGTATACAGATGTACCTAGGGCTACCCTATTATCAACACGAGAAAAGGAAAGGAAgatgagagaaaaagaaaaaaaaaacaataTTATCGAGGAGTCAATATCATCAAAACGAGACCGAGAGTATATATTTCAGTACCAACCAAAACCAGCAGAAAATTTTACGAGAGTTTCAACCAAAAGCAGCAGGAAAAAATAACTCAATCAAAATCAAATACCCACGTGAATCCAACCAAATTAAAGTAAAAAAAACACGATTCGAATAAGAAAAAGATGAGAAAAAATAATAATCATAACATATATTTTAAACCTAACATTTGAAACCCAACTCGATATAACTTATCATTAATTTATTCTGGTCAAAATATAGTTCTTGGTACCATAATATTTGTTATCATGGTATCAATAACAATACCCTGCATGCCCAAAGAGAATTTATTGCATTTATATAAGAAACGAACATAGTTCAGAAATGTTTACTCTCTCTGTTTTTTTATTTGTCGCTTTAACTTTTTGCACACATTTTAATGTATTTTGACCGGCTAGTTAAAATTCTCATTtataaaattttctttttgtaaataaaagtacacaacttatattttaattcataaaaataaaatttttaaaatcatatttataattagccgGTCAAACCACATTGAAATACGTGCAAAAGTCAAAACGACGAATAaaaaaaacagagggagtataAGGTATCCATAATTGCATTTATATATTGATTTATGGATATAAGGTATACATAATTGCAAGGTCCGGAAGTGAATTCAGAAATGTGTCTTGGGGGAGTAAGTGATAATCACTTTTACCAGAAGCACTGAACGCATCTACAGATAATTGTTGTGAAAATCAAGAAATGTTTGTTCGCGGATCACATTGAAGCTTAGCTTCAACATTTTTTCGCAACTTGCTTGGAAGTCAAGTTTTGTAAGCTCAGTCTCTACTTTTTTTTTTTGACAATCAGTCTCTACTCAATCGGACGTTATTACGAGGATTGAGTGTTACAGATTTCGGAAATTGGATTTATTCGGTTGATATACCGATTTGCGATTTATCAGATGATTTATTGGCGATTTACGGAAATCGGACAAACCGGACAAATTTTTTTGAGCGATTTTTGAccgatttatcggcgatttttgaaaaatcggccgatttctAAAACAGAGAATGggttaattaataaaaatttttGAAAGGAGGATGGGTTAATATTAAAATGTTGCACTTTTCTGAAGTGTCAGGATCCGCATGGTTAGCCTTTTTTTAAACCAGTTTACAGAGATCAGTTAACGGAAAAGTAAATGATATTTTAAATTTACAGGCCAGCCCAAAGTTCTTTTTGGGCCTTATTGAATGTTAGTAAGCATGCCCAGTGGGCCTTCTGTATTATTTTGTAGTAATGTCACTGGCAACATGGCCTAGTAAAATTCAATGCTAAACATGAAGAACATATTATCAAAACAAAAGGTTAATTAGGTTTTAATTTTGTTCCCagttttatttattatattttatttaccTACTAGTAGAACATTTGATCAAAAGTATAGTTGAGTTGTTCGCTTCAACGAGGGAGGTCAAGAATTTGACTACTAAAGTAAACTGTGTTCAACTATCTAAAAATGGTAAGACATAAGAGCATCCCCACAAATTGGTTAACAAGTTTTCGGTTCAGGATCTTATCTTTAGGTGCCGAAAAGAGCATCCCTAAATTGATCAAGATTTCGAGGAGGAATGTATCAGTCAACATGAGAAAGTCCAATCACATCTGATTATCAAATGTTGATTTTGCTGTTGATATTTGGCAAACTTCGTTTTCACCTAAGATTTTTAGTTGCAATAGACGGGTGTTACAATTAAAACACTTCCATGGTTCATATGCATTTCGCTGACTTTTCATTTTTGTTACATTTTGGTTGGTTCATTAGTTCTAACTTCTCACAAGTGAATTGCAAGTTATCATGGTTTATAACATTTTTCTCTTCTCTTTTAAGCTTATATACAACTATATCAATCAATCAATCTAGCGTACCCGGTATCTATCGATTAGGACAGGGAGGGTATATTGCAGGCAACTTTACTATTATTCCAAAAAATAAAGAGACTGTTTACTTAAAAAACTCTCGGCTTGTGTATGCACAGATATGTATATTTTAGTTACAAAttgatatataatgatatataaaagtatgtaaaatattttatttatacgAATATTATAATACTACTATATTTAAACATTAATACCTTGGCCCATGATTTTTTTCGCATGCGACTCACATATCTCGTAAAAATCTTCGTTCATAAATGAGTTAGGCCCTTCTCGTCCGACTTCCCCTTAAAATCTATAAACACACATATCATTCTTCGTAGACTCACAAGTCATCGTTCGTAACCCCGGGATGACAATGGAAGTACCCGACAATAATTCTTAATCAAGTAAAATATTGCCTATAATGCTACTATGATTTATTTATATAAAGAATTGACTTGGTCAAAATCAAGAAATGAAAGGGGATATTAGGGTTTGTTCAAAAAGAAAATTCCTCATGCAGATATTATTTATGATAGCTAAATGAATGTCATTACATAATTTTTTTCGATCCAAATTCCATGAAGGGGGGGCACTGAACAGTTAATTTTTTTTGCAAAACTTTGCTATGACAGGAGGCGGCACTAACAATGGCCGCATTAAGTTGAACCAAAAGCAACTAATGCACACATCTTATATATAACTATACAATATATAAATCAACATCATTGTCAATAACTCTTTTATTTTTTCTGATGATCTCTCTAtgtaaattataatatataaatcaacattCTCTCATCTCTTAATACAATGAGAAATGACCGAGTACACAGCACAGTTCCCAAATAATATGATACATGACTTCTCTAATAATGAGAATGTGATCACGCGTGCAAATATATGCTttcataaattaaaaattaacaaaTGTCATCTCATGTGATTCAAGAAAATATTTGGGAACATTATTCACATTTAGGGTATCTAACATTATTCATCTTATAATAGGTTAATCCACATTCTGAATAGTGAATATAGCTTAAATTAGACAAATTATTGGACAGTATAAAGCAACACGAAGCTAAAACATGTATTATAAAATTTCAAGCAGTAATACATATAGATAACCTTAACTTGCGATAATATTATTACTTCACACACAAGTCTCCCTCATGCCTTAAAATGTGGCACCTGCAGCTGCATGTGTACAAAGTCTAGTATGCTGACTCCCTATGCGGACTTCAAATGTAAAATCTTCTCAAGATCCTTCCAAATCATAATAAGAGTATCTTCTCAGTTACATAGTAGTAAACTAACCATTTTTTTTGGTATGACATTTAAATCGAAAACAAAAGACATGCCCTAGCTTGTAGTATAATCTTCATCATGTAAACTTCTTGAATTTTAATGGTGATCATTGGCCGTGACATATTTGTGTCCAACACCAGGACTAGGACCGGAGTCCTTAAGAGTTCGAAGCGATGGAAGGCCTTTAACTCTGTGTCCTGGGCCTACGGGAACTCGGTCCAGAGGATTTGATAGCTGCCAGCTGCATATCCATGATCCTTAAGAAAATCTTCGATATCTTTGCTTACGTGATGATTGAGCGCTTGTTCTTGTCTTCTGtaactgatcatgatcatttgGACAATGGCCGGCTGGCTATTGTAGCAGGAGCCTTTGAGCACAGAAGAAGAGAAAACAGAAGAAGTTTGATTGTAAAATGAACGACTTTGTTTGAAACCATAATGAAAGAGCTTAATGAAAGCTAGTTAGGTTTGTGTTCTTGAGCTTGTGTGTTGTTATGAAACGTTATAGATTGGGATATATATACACATGTGGTGCATTGTGGGAGGAGTGGTGGATTTGACTAGAAAACTGAAGTTCACTATAGTTGATGGAGGATTGGACTACATTCTTGATATATATGCCGCCACCTATTTTGGGGAAAAACGTGCTACTTTCTCAGAAAAGAGGAACTCAATGAATAGAATGTACTAGAAAAAGAAACAGTTTTGGGGAATGAAAGATTTGGGAAAAGACATATAAACTACATTGGTCCTAAAATAAGGCTACCTGTTTCCCATGTTGGAGTACACTGCATCCAGATACAGATACCGATTGGTTCTTGAATGGTGCAAACGACTAGCAAACTTTTCACGCAAATCTAAATAAGGGTCTTTTGGGAAATCTACATGATAGTATCCCCAAACGCTTTATAATTTAGTTGAACGATTTTTTTTAAGATTATTACACTGAATAAATTTTGTTACGTAAAGACGTTAAAATCTTCGTTAAGTGAAACTAACCTAACGTGACAGACCTAACTTTTTAAAAGTCCACCGGAATTAAAAATATAATTCAAATGCTCATAATCCTTTTAGACATGGAAATAAAAGAAATAACTGATGTGATGATTAGCAGCGAAGTGCTTAGATTTTAGTTACCATATCCATATCTAATCGGACAAGATATCAACAGTTTAAATTCTTTATTTCTCAATATATGTATTTTTATATGagtttaattaaataaatgtggTTGGGAGGACTCAGCATTCAAAACTAGTTGAATCAAGCTTTTTAAGAGATCAATTTATAGAAAAACTTAAATTGTTAGCGTAAGCAGTAAGGCCTATTTTAGGCTATTAAACAAGTTATATAATAGATTAGTAGTGCTAGGTGTACAGAATTTTGTACAAAAAATTTGTGTAGAATAATATAACAATTGATGTATAATATTTTTATTGAGTTTGTTGATGTGAATACAGGGTCCAT
This sequence is a window from Apium graveolens cultivar Ventura chromosome 9, ASM990537v1, whole genome shotgun sequence. Protein-coding genes within it:
- the LOC141684025 gene encoding putative cinnamyl alcohol dehydrogenase 1, yielding MGSLEIERKTTGWAARDPSGVLSPYSYTLRETGPEDIFIRITCCGICHTDIHQVKNDLGASNYPMVPGHEVVGEVVEVGTDVTKFKTGDCVGVGTIVGCCKTCRPCIADVEQYCNKKIWSYNDVYTDGKPTQGGFSSSMVVDQKFAVKIPDGMAPEQAAPLLCAGVTVYSPLTHFGLSKIAGLKGGILGLGGVGHMGVKLAKAMGHHVTVISSSDKKKEEALDHLGADAYLVSSDATQMQEAADSLDYIIDTVPVFHPLEPYLSLLKLDGKLILMGVINTPLQFISPMVMLGRKAITGSFIGSIKETEEMLDFCNEKGITSTIEVVKMDYINKAFERLEKNDVRYRFVVDVSGSKLDQET